One Streptomyces sp. RPA4-2 genomic window carries:
- a CDS encoding DUF6542 domain-containing protein has product MEQHRTRPPQYRQRRDAPLPAQAGRSASVGPQKGAPPARRPAPLPAQSGRRLPNPRLTGLGSGLFCGAAMFVLACLDELLFGASPVLYGVLFLPVCALTALWVRRGDLVSAPVVVPIAFAFGLLPLAGGGGGLSGRLMGLVTALATQAGWLYGGTLVAGVISTVRKARQMTRRAAWRRSQAAASRRGAAPATTPASRSAGQLG; this is encoded by the coding sequence GTGGAGCAACACAGGACGCGCCCCCCTCAGTACCGGCAGCGACGCGACGCGCCTCTTCCCGCCCAGGCCGGGCGGAGCGCGTCCGTCGGCCCACAGAAGGGCGCGCCACCCGCACGGCGGCCCGCGCCGCTGCCCGCACAAAGCGGACGGCGGCTGCCGAACCCCCGGCTGACCGGACTCGGCAGCGGACTGTTCTGCGGTGCGGCAATGTTCGTCCTCGCCTGTCTCGACGAGTTGCTGTTCGGGGCGTCGCCGGTTCTGTACGGCGTGCTGTTCCTGCCCGTGTGCGCGCTGACCGCGCTCTGGGTACGGCGCGGGGACCTGGTCAGCGCGCCCGTGGTCGTGCCGATCGCGTTCGCGTTCGGGCTGCTGCCCCTGGCCGGCGGGGGCGGCGGCCTCAGCGGCCGTCTGATGGGGCTCGTCACCGCCCTGGCCACGCAAGCGGGCTGGCTGTACGGGGGGACGCTGGTCGCCGGGGTCATCTCGACCGTGCGGAAGGCACGGCAGATGACCCGCCGGGCCGCGTGGCGGCGGAGTCAGGCCGCCGCGTCCCGCAGGGGCGCCGCACCCGCCACCACCCCCGCGTCGAGGTCGGCCGGACAGCTGGGCTAG
- the ychF gene encoding redox-regulated ATPase YchF has protein sequence MSLTIGIVGLPNVGKSTLFNALTKNDVLAANYPFATIEPNVGVVGVPDARLSKLAEIFASQRVLPATVDFVDIAGIVKGASEGEGLGNKFLANIRESDAICQVIRAFKDENVVHVDGKVSPKDDIETINTELILADLQTIEKVLPRLQKESRIKKDIAPKVAAVESAKEILEKGDTLFSQGIVQGSGNEELLHDLHLLTTKPFLYVFNVDEDELVDEDFKTEQRALVAPAEAIFLNAKLEQDLAELDEEDAMELLESVGAEEPGLATLARVGFDTLGLQTYLTAGPKESRAWTIKKGATAPEAAGVIHTDFQKGFIKAEVISFADLVETGSVAEARAKGKARMEGKDYVMQDGDVVEFRFNV, from the coding sequence GTGTCGCTCACGATCGGAATCGTCGGTCTGCCCAATGTCGGCAAGTCGACCCTGTTCAACGCCCTGACCAAGAACGACGTGCTCGCGGCCAACTACCCGTTCGCCACGATCGAGCCCAACGTCGGTGTGGTCGGCGTCCCCGACGCCCGGCTGAGCAAACTGGCCGAGATCTTCGCCTCGCAGCGCGTCCTCCCGGCCACGGTGGACTTCGTCGACATCGCGGGCATCGTGAAGGGCGCCTCCGAGGGTGAGGGCCTGGGCAACAAGTTCCTCGCGAACATCCGTGAGTCGGACGCCATCTGCCAGGTCATCCGTGCCTTCAAGGACGAGAACGTCGTGCACGTCGACGGCAAGGTCTCGCCCAAGGACGACATCGAGACGATCAACACCGAGCTGATCCTCGCGGACCTCCAGACGATCGAGAAGGTCCTGCCGCGCCTCCAGAAGGAGTCGCGCATCAAGAAGGACATCGCTCCCAAGGTCGCGGCGGTCGAGTCGGCGAAGGAGATCCTGGAGAAGGGCGACACCCTCTTCTCCCAGGGCATCGTCCAGGGCTCCGGCAACGAGGAACTGCTGCACGACCTGCACCTGCTGACCACCAAGCCGTTCCTCTACGTCTTCAACGTCGACGAGGACGAGCTCGTCGACGAGGACTTCAAGACCGAGCAGCGCGCCCTGGTCGCCCCCGCCGAGGCGATCTTCCTCAACGCCAAGCTGGAGCAGGACCTCGCCGAGCTCGACGAGGAGGACGCGATGGAGCTTCTGGAGTCGGTCGGCGCCGAGGAGCCCGGCCTCGCCACCCTGGCCCGCGTCGGCTTCGACACCCTCGGCCTGCAGACCTACCTGACGGCCGGCCCCAAGGAATCCCGCGCCTGGACCATCAAGAAGGGTGCCACCGCCCCCGAGGCCGCCGGAGTCATCCACACCGACTTCCAGAAGGGCTTCATCAAGGCCGAGGTGATCTCCTTCGCCGACCTCGTCGAGACCGGCTCGGTCGCCGAGGCCCGCGCGAAGGGCAAGGCCCGCATGGAGGGCAAGGACTATGTGATGCAGGACGGCGACGTGGTGGAGTTCCGCTTCAACGTTTAG
- a CDS encoding type II toxin-antitoxin system Phd/YefM family antitoxin, which produces MSITASEARKELFPLIKKVNENHEAIEIVSKHGNAVLVSAEDYAALREGSYLLRSPANARRLLKAYENALGHINVSERELIDPDSADAGAGTA; this is translated from the coding sequence GTGTCGATAACTGCGAGCGAAGCCCGCAAGGAGCTCTTCCCGCTGATCAAGAAGGTCAACGAGAACCACGAGGCCATCGAGATCGTCTCGAAGCACGGCAACGCCGTGCTCGTCTCGGCCGAGGACTACGCGGCGCTGCGCGAGGGCTCGTATCTGCTGCGCTCTCCGGCGAACGCCCGTCGGCTGCTCAAGGCGTACGAGAATGCGCTGGGCCACATCAACGTGTCGGAGCGCGAGCTGATCGATCCGGATTCGGCGGACGCAGGTGCGGGTACCGCGTGA
- a CDS encoding Txe/YoeB family addiction module toxin, whose translation MRLVFEDQGWEDYTSWLKNDRKMLARINKLIEDVRRDPFSGIGKPEPLKYHLPGAWSRRIDDEHRLVYLVTDKEIVILAARYHY comes from the coding sequence GTGAGGCTCGTCTTCGAGGATCAGGGCTGGGAGGACTACACGTCCTGGCTCAAGAACGACCGCAAGATGCTCGCCCGGATCAACAAGCTCATCGAGGACGTCAGGCGTGACCCCTTCTCAGGGATCGGCAAGCCCGAACCTCTGAAGTACCACCTGCCGGGGGCGTGGTCGCGGCGGATCGACGACGAGCACCGCCTCGTCTACCTGGTGACCGACAAGGAGATTGTCATCCTCGCGGCTCGGTACCACTACTGA
- a CDS encoding DUF4190 domain-containing protein has protein sequence MAIPPPPGPHQPEGPYPPPGQGPYPPPYPQGPYQTWGQGYSPYNRPAPFNGLAISALVLGILCFLPAVGLVLGIVALVQIRKRGERGTAMAVTGMVMSTLGIAVFVLALATGGPREFWDGFKEGAGTSTGSAFSLRKGDCFDAPGGSLEGTAYDVDKVPCAGRHDAEVFADFRMSGGNYPGDSGVVDAADTRCYALRASYAMDAWAVPDDVDVYYFTPTRESWSGGDRAVTCMFGNTDGKSGLTGSLRRDALTLNADQTAYLRAADVLNQAMDTAPDKAYVEDDLPGHKAWAVRVSGALDEQARLLRGHGWSPAAGKPVAALVEDIEASRKEWTKAAAAPDADTFYAHYEKGLKLIEPSRTVTARKVLGLATTPPSDGTNGGGQGDEPGGSGAEV, from the coding sequence GTGGCCATACCCCCGCCGCCCGGCCCCCATCAGCCCGAGGGCCCGTATCCACCGCCGGGCCAGGGGCCGTACCCGCCTCCTTACCCGCAGGGCCCGTACCAGACCTGGGGCCAGGGCTACTCCCCGTACAACCGCCCCGCGCCCTTCAACGGGCTCGCGATCTCCGCCCTCGTGCTCGGCATCCTCTGCTTCCTTCCGGCCGTCGGACTCGTGCTCGGGATCGTCGCCCTCGTGCAGATCAGGAAGCGGGGCGAGCGGGGCACGGCGATGGCGGTGACCGGCATGGTGATGTCCACGCTCGGCATCGCGGTGTTCGTGCTCGCCCTCGCCACCGGCGGCCCGCGCGAGTTCTGGGACGGCTTCAAGGAAGGCGCGGGCACCTCGACGGGCAGCGCCTTCTCGCTCAGGAAGGGCGACTGCTTCGACGCGCCGGGCGGCTCCCTGGAAGGAACGGCGTACGACGTCGACAAGGTGCCGTGCGCCGGACGGCACGACGCCGAGGTGTTCGCGGACTTCAGGATGAGCGGCGGGAACTACCCCGGCGACAGCGGGGTCGTCGACGCCGCCGACACCAGGTGCTACGCGCTCCGGGCTTCGTACGCGATGGACGCCTGGGCCGTCCCGGACGACGTCGACGTGTACTACTTCACGCCCACCCGGGAGAGCTGGAGCGGTGGCGACCGCGCGGTCACCTGCATGTTCGGGAACACGGACGGCAAGAGCGGGCTGACGGGATCGCTGCGCAGGGACGCCCTGACGCTGAACGCCGATCAGACGGCGTATCTGCGGGCCGCGGACGTGCTCAACCAGGCGATGGACACGGCACCGGACAAGGCGTACGTCGAGGACGACCTGCCGGGTCACAAGGCCTGGGCGGTCAGGGTCTCCGGCGCGCTCGACGAGCAGGCGCGCCTGCTGCGCGGCCATGGCTGGTCGCCCGCCGCCGGGAAGCCCGTCGCGGCCCTCGTCGAGGACATCGAGGCGTCGCGCAAGGAGTGGACGAAGGCGGCCGCCGCCCCCGACGCGGACACCTTCTACGCCCACTACGAGAAGGGCCTGAAGCTCATCGAACCGAGTAGGACGGTCACGGCACGCAAGGTTCTGGGTCTGGCCACCACTCCGCCCTCGGACGGTACGAACGGGGGCGGACAGGGCGACGAGCCGGGCGGCAGCGGCGCCGAGGTGTGA
- a CDS encoding GntR family transcriptional regulator, producing MTFGEQPAYLRVAGDLRKKIVDGSLPPHTRLPSQARIREEYGVSDTVALEARKVLMAEGLVEGRSGSGTYVRERPVPRRVSRSGYRPDSGATPFRQEQADLTVRGTWESRSEQAEASGAIAERLSVRPGDRVMCTKYVFRDAGEVMMLSTSWEPLAVTGRTPVMLPEEGPLGGMGVVERMAAIDVIVDNVTEEVGARPGLAEELLALGGVPGHVVVVIQRTYFASGRPVETADIVVPADRYRVAYHLPVK from the coding sequence GTGACTTTCGGTGAGCAGCCGGCGTACCTGCGCGTCGCGGGTGATCTCCGCAAGAAGATCGTCGACGGTTCACTGCCACCACACACCCGCCTCCCGTCACAGGCCAGGATCCGCGAGGAGTACGGGGTCTCGGACACGGTCGCGCTGGAGGCGCGCAAGGTGCTGATGGCGGAGGGCCTGGTCGAGGGGCGCTCGGGTTCGGGGACGTACGTGCGGGAGCGGCCGGTGCCGCGCCGGGTCTCCCGGTCCGGGTACCGGCCGGACAGCGGCGCCACCCCGTTCCGGCAGGAGCAGGCCGACCTGACCGTGCGCGGCACCTGGGAGTCGCGCAGCGAGCAGGCCGAGGCGAGCGGGGCGATCGCGGAGCGGCTCTCGGTCCGGCCCGGCGACCGCGTGATGTGCACGAAGTACGTGTTCCGGGACGCGGGCGAGGTCATGATGCTCTCCACGTCCTGGGAGCCCCTCGCCGTCACGGGCCGTACGCCGGTGATGCTTCCCGAGGAGGGCCCGCTCGGCGGCATGGGTGTCGTGGAGCGGATGGCCGCCATCGACGTGATCGTGGACAACGTCACGGAGGAAGTGGGCGCCCGCCCGGGTCTCGCCGAGGAACTCCTCGCGCTGGGCGGAGTTCCCGGCCACGTGGTCGTCGTCATCCAGCGCACGTACTTCGCCTCGGGGCGTCCGGTCGAGACGGCCGACATCGTCGTGCCGGCGGACCGTTATCGCGTCGCGTACCACCTGCCGGTGAAGTAG
- a CDS encoding SPOR domain-containing protein encodes MNDSTITLPWLVIRQDDNGNRYRVGRYATRAEAQKIADSLDDRGHKQLYWVERIGQNGSR; translated from the coding sequence ATGAACGACAGCACGATCACTCTTCCCTGGCTCGTCATACGGCAGGACGACAACGGCAACCGCTATCGCGTCGGCAGGTACGCGACCCGGGCCGAGGCCCAGAAGATCGCGGACAGCCTCGATGACCGCGGGCACAAGCAGCTCTACTGGGTCGAGCGGATCGGGCAGAACGGGAGCAGGTGA
- a CDS encoding (deoxy)nucleoside triphosphate pyrophosphohydrolase: MDETIVVVGGALLSDGRLLAARRSAPPELAGRWELPGGKVEAGEAPEAALVRELREELGVVTEAVERVPGEWPLRAPYVLRVWTARLLPGSDDPEPLEDHDELRWLTPDEIWDVDWLDQDVPAVRATLPHWATGTGTGTGTEAETGTGTATEAETASASASADGHRGERRP; this comes from the coding sequence ATGGACGAAACGATCGTGGTCGTGGGCGGTGCCCTGCTGAGCGACGGACGCCTCCTCGCCGCGCGCCGCAGCGCGCCGCCCGAGCTGGCGGGACGCTGGGAACTGCCCGGCGGCAAAGTCGAAGCGGGCGAGGCTCCCGAGGCCGCGCTCGTACGCGAACTGCGCGAGGAACTCGGTGTCGTGACCGAGGCCGTGGAGCGCGTCCCGGGGGAGTGGCCCCTTCGGGCGCCGTACGTGCTCCGCGTGTGGACCGCGCGGCTGCTTCCCGGCTCGGACGACCCCGAGCCCCTGGAGGATCACGACGAACTGCGCTGGCTGACCCCGGACGAGATCTGGGACGTGGACTGGCTGGACCAGGACGTCCCCGCGGTGCGGGCCACGCTGCCCCACTGGGCCACCGGCACCGGCACCGGCACCGGCACCGAAGCCGAAACCGGCACCGGCACCGCCACCGAAGCCGAAACCGCCTCCGCCTCCGCATCCGCCGACGGTCACCGCGGCGAGCGCCGGCCGTAG
- a CDS encoding ATP-binding protein: MRGFLSWEVIGVIDTVGDCAEWTFPAEPGAVRTARAVVRGQLRTWELDVLGDVTALLVSELVTNSLRYATGPIGVRLVRPAGVPDALLVEVSDPLPDPPRERAAGADDESGRGLQLVAGSSRRWGTRPGDTGKTVWFELAVPG; this comes from the coding sequence ATGCGTGGGTTCCTGTCCTGGGAAGTGATCGGCGTGATCGACACCGTAGGCGACTGCGCCGAGTGGACCTTTCCCGCGGAGCCGGGTGCCGTCCGCACGGCCCGCGCGGTCGTTCGCGGCCAGCTGCGCACGTGGGAGCTGGACGTCCTCGGTGACGTGACCGCGCTCCTGGTCAGCGAGCTGGTGACCAACTCCCTGCGGTATGCCACCGGCCCCATCGGTGTTCGCCTCGTCAGACCCGCGGGTGTGCCGGACGCCCTTCTGGTGGAGGTGTCCGACCCGCTGCCCGACCCGCCCCGTGAGCGGGCCGCGGGCGCCGACGACGAGAGCGGGCGGGGTCTGCAACTGGTGGCCGGTTCCTCCCGTCGCTGGGGCACCCGCCCGGGGGACACCGGTAAGACGGTCTGGTTCGAGCTCGCGGTCCCCGGGTGA
- a CDS encoding SpoIIE family protein phosphatase codes for MSEIPAKATESEDPSDGARAEATGDSAMAAAPGDAGDGGPSDGVADDATNGATDGTAGGATGDSPAGTPVRATSGTSVEVPVEAPVEPAAEAVGDVVWQSSPPGSMYDYIKVASFSIGADGLVDQWSLRAEQLLGISAERAVGMDPIEAFVAADRREFGQRKMAEILDGREWTGVVPFRMPPSESGDEGAEGLAEVYVMPTTTEDGERAAVCIVVDVRTLRRIETDLAASQAIFGQSPFGFLLIDTDLRVRRANQRFASVFGGDVDAHRGRTVHDYLPRSEAERVAATLRRVLETGDSITDMHVAGFVPGSEERRHWSVNLYRVHSGSGRPIGIAWLGTDITSRRAAAREAAAARRNLALLNEAGARIGNSLDLETTARELLDVVVPGFCDLATVDLYQGLLAGDETPPGFADGSAELRRVAFASAVSDAPFVGGPAPVAVGAVHHFPFNSPCADALRAARPQHVPAEEGGLIQSTLAVPMVAHDTVVGLAQFSRTKGSEPFGDRDRSLAVELAARAAVCIDNARLYRREHERALILQRSLLPPGDPEASGLDIACRYLPGNAATEVGGDWFDVIELPGHRTALVVGDVMGRGLRAAVAMGELRTAVRTLALLDLEPAEVLSALDEIARGLGTPGGVQQATRAARQPRDADLSEVYLATCVYAVYDSVTRRITFANAGHLPPVLVEPGESALMLDVPPGMPLGVGGEPFEEVEVELPEGALLALYTDGLVESRDHPLDEGLQAFVGALTDPSQPLEDVCDHVLNTLDTHHGEDDIALLMARVQGLPADSVGDWTLPREPRSVGRAREYARTQLTAWDLEPLVDTAELLVSELVTNALRYGEGEIRLRLLLDRTLVCEVWDAGLVQPRRRRARDTDEGGRGLQLVGLLSAAWGSRRTPRGKTVWFELPLPDAGTTLTDPAEALLSLF; via the coding sequence GTGAGCGAGATACCAGCGAAGGCCACGGAGTCCGAGGACCCGTCGGACGGCGCGAGGGCTGAGGCCACGGGCGATTCCGCCATGGCCGCGGCGCCGGGCGACGCGGGCGACGGCGGCCCGAGCGACGGCGTGGCGGACGACGCGACGAACGGTGCGACAGACGGCACCGCCGGCGGAGCCACGGGCGACTCCCCGGCCGGGACACCGGTCCGGGCGACGTCAGGGACGTCCGTCGAGGTGCCCGTCGAGGCACCCGTCGAACCCGCGGCCGAGGCGGTCGGCGACGTGGTGTGGCAGAGCAGTCCACCCGGTTCCATGTACGACTACATCAAGGTCGCCTCGTTCTCCATCGGCGCCGACGGACTCGTCGACCAGTGGAGTCTGCGCGCCGAGCAGCTCCTCGGCATATCCGCGGAGCGCGCCGTGGGCATGGACCCCATCGAGGCGTTCGTCGCCGCCGACCGGCGCGAGTTCGGGCAGCGCAAGATGGCGGAGATCCTGGACGGCCGTGAGTGGACCGGCGTGGTCCCCTTCCGGATGCCGCCCTCCGAGAGCGGTGACGAGGGCGCCGAGGGCCTCGCCGAGGTCTATGTGATGCCCACCACGACGGAGGACGGCGAGCGGGCCGCCGTCTGCATCGTCGTGGACGTCCGGACCCTGCGCCGGATCGAGACGGACCTCGCCGCCTCGCAGGCGATTTTCGGTCAATCTCCGTTCGGTTTCCTCCTGATCGACACGGATCTCCGCGTCCGCCGCGCCAACCAGCGTTTCGCCTCGGTCTTCGGTGGCGATGTCGACGCCCACCGGGGCCGCACGGTCCACGACTATCTGCCGCGCTCCGAGGCCGAGCGCGTCGCCGCGACCCTGCGGCGGGTCCTGGAGACCGGCGACTCCATCACGGACATGCACGTCGCCGGATTCGTGCCCGGCTCCGAGGAACGTCGTCACTGGTCGGTCAACCTCTACCGCGTCCATAGCGGCAGCGGCCGCCCCATCGGTATCGCCTGGCTCGGAACCGACATCACCAGCCGCCGTGCCGCGGCGCGTGAAGCGGCCGCCGCGCGCCGCAACCTCGCCCTTCTGAACGAGGCGGGCGCCCGCATCGGCAACTCCCTCGACCTGGAGACCACCGCCCGCGAGCTGCTGGACGTCGTGGTGCCCGGATTCTGCGACCTCGCGACCGTCGACCTCTACCAGGGCCTGCTGGCCGGCGACGAGACCCCGCCCGGGTTCGCCGACGGCAGCGCGGAGCTGCGCCGGGTCGCCTTCGCCAGCGCCGTCTCCGACGCGCCGTTCGTCGGCGGGCCCGCCCCGGTCGCCGTCGGCGCCGTCCACCACTTCCCGTTCAACTCGCCCTGCGCGGACGCCCTGCGCGCCGCCCGCCCCCAGCACGTCCCCGCCGAGGAGGGCGGGCTCATCCAGTCCACGCTCGCCGTGCCGATGGTCGCGCACGACACCGTCGTGGGACTCGCGCAGTTCTCCCGCACGAAGGGCAGCGAGCCGTTCGGCGACCGCGACCGCTCCCTCGCGGTGGAGCTCGCGGCACGCGCCGCGGTCTGTATCGACAACGCCCGCCTGTACCGCCGCGAGCACGAACGCGCCCTGATCCTGCAGCGCTCCCTGCTGCCGCCGGGCGACCCGGAGGCCTCCGGACTCGACATCGCCTGCCGCTATCTGCCCGGCAACGCGGCCACCGAGGTCGGCGGCGACTGGTTCGACGTCATCGAACTCCCCGGTCACCGCACGGCGCTGGTGGTCGGCGACGTCATGGGCCGCGGGCTGCGCGCCGCCGTCGCGATGGGTGAACTCCGCACGGCGGTACGGACCTTGGCCCTCCTCGACCTCGAACCAGCCGAAGTGCTGTCGGCGTTGGACGAGATCGCCCGCGGCCTGGGCACCCCCGGCGGTGTCCAGCAGGCGACCCGCGCGGCCCGCCAGCCCCGCGACGCGGACCTCTCCGAGGTGTATCTCGCGACCTGCGTGTACGCGGTCTACGACTCCGTGACCCGCAGGATCACCTTCGCCAACGCGGGCCATCTGCCGCCCGTCCTGGTGGAGCCGGGCGAGAGTGCGCTGATGCTCGACGTGCCGCCGGGCATGCCGCTGGGCGTGGGTGGCGAGCCCTTCGAGGAGGTCGAGGTCGAACTACCCGAAGGTGCCCTTCTCGCGCTCTACACGGATGGACTGGTCGAATCGCGCGACCATCCCCTCGACGAGGGCCTGCAGGCCTTCGTCGGAGCGCTGACGGACCCCTCCCAGCCCTTGGAGGACGTCTGCGACCACGTCCTCAACACCCTGGACACCCACCACGGTGAGGACGACATCGCGCTGCTGATGGCGCGCGTCCAGGGACTGCCCGCCGATTCGGTCGGCGACTGGACCCTGCCGCGTGAGCCGCGCAGCGTGGGCCGGGCCCGCGAGTACGCCCGTACCCAGCTCACCGCCTGGGACCTGGAGCCGCTCGTCGACACCGCCGAGTTGCTGGTCAGCGAGCTGGTGACGAACGCCCTGCGGTACGGCGAGGGCGAGATCCGGCTGCGGCTGCTGCTCGACCGGACACTCGTGTGCGAGGTCTGGGACGCGGGCCTCGTACAGCCGCGCCGCCGCCGCGCCCGGGACACGGACGAGGGCGGCCGGGGTCTGCAGCTCGTCGGCCTGCTCTCCGCCGCGTGGGGCTCACGGCGCACGCCACGGGGCAAGACGGTCTGGTTCGAACTGCCCCTCCCGGACGCCGGAACGACGCTCACGGACCCGGCGGAGGCGTTGCTGAGCCTGTTCTGA
- a CDS encoding TPM domain-containing protein: MLPVAAVVVAGSLAAYASVRRIRRARTRTTPGKAVPGTVPLAELDRLARRSLVGTDDCVRTSAEELESVAALFGREAVGAYAEAVAFARSELMVAFRLRQRLDDTAPDDEEDQRETLEEIRARCAEAGRRLDAEAPGFDLLRALERSAPAALESAEARFRGLARRAPAAQATLAGLHGRYAASAYLPVAGHVEQAKDRLVFATTHLNRARQSLDRSEVARAAAYLRAAEGAIGQADVLLTGVDRLAAELDAAALRLPAALAGADTYLERARAVPAGAVGGALSGRVAHTGSVVADVRREAASGPYDPFDALRRVVRAAAALAGTPALGRDEERDLTLLDEACPVARGAVMAADDFVTTHRAVVGSEARTRLAEAERRLALSSLTFADVQRADALAGEARRLAERDVRTYGNPYGGPGGGDGVRGAVLGGILRGGSEPDGNTDPGGSSDPGGSSDPGGDIPGDVDSSDFAAAGVATVGDAAGGDAALGVASFGGPRTRYRRAVSAPAPVRTGSATPPPGP; encoded by the coding sequence GTGCTTCCCGTCGCCGCGGTGGTCGTCGCGGGCTCGCTGGCCGCGTACGCCTCCGTCCGGCGAATACGCCGCGCGCGGACCCGTACGACCCCCGGCAAGGCCGTCCCGGGTACCGTGCCGCTCGCCGAACTCGACCGGCTCGCCCGGCGGTCGCTCGTCGGGACCGACGACTGCGTGCGCACCAGTGCCGAGGAACTCGAGTCCGTGGCGGCCCTGTTCGGCCGGGAGGCGGTCGGAGCCTACGCGGAGGCGGTGGCGTTCGCGCGCTCCGAGCTGATGGTGGCCTTCCGGCTGCGGCAGCGGCTGGACGACACCGCGCCGGACGACGAGGAGGACCAGCGGGAGACGCTGGAGGAGATCCGCGCGCGCTGTGCGGAGGCGGGGCGGCGGCTGGACGCGGAGGCGCCGGGATTCGACCTGCTGCGCGCCCTGGAACGGTCCGCGCCCGCCGCGCTGGAGTCGGCGGAGGCCCGCTTCCGGGGACTCGCCCGCCGCGCGCCCGCCGCGCAGGCGACGCTCGCGGGGCTCCACGGGCGGTACGCCGCGTCCGCGTACCTGCCCGTCGCCGGACACGTCGAACAGGCCAAGGACAGGCTCGTGTTCGCCACGACCCACCTCAACCGGGCCCGGCAGTCCCTCGACCGGAGCGAGGTCGCGCGAGCCGCGGCATATCTGCGGGCCGCCGAGGGCGCCATCGGCCAGGCGGACGTCCTGCTGACCGGTGTCGACCGACTGGCCGCCGAACTCGACGCCGCGGCCCTCCGGTTGCCCGCCGCGCTGGCCGGCGCCGACACCTACCTCGAGCGGGCCCGCGCGGTTCCGGCCGGCGCGGTCGGCGGTGCGCTGTCCGGTCGCGTCGCGCACACCGGCTCGGTCGTCGCGGACGTACGCCGGGAAGCGGCGAGCGGCCCGTACGACCCCTTCGACGCCCTGCGCCGGGTGGTCCGGGCCGCCGCGGCGCTGGCCGGCACCCCGGCTCTCGGCCGGGACGAGGAACGCGACCTGACCCTGCTCGACGAGGCGTGTCCGGTGGCCCGCGGCGCCGTCATGGCGGCGGACGACTTCGTCACGACGCACCGGGCGGTGGTGGGCTCCGAGGCCCGGACCCGGCTGGCGGAGGCGGAACGCCGTCTCGCGCTCTCGTCCCTCACCTTCGCCGACGTCCAGCGGGCCGACGCGCTCGCCGGGGAGGCCCGGCGGCTCGCGGAGCGCGACGTACGGACGTACGGCAATCCGTACGGCGGACCCGGGGGCGGCGACGGAGTCCGCGGCGCCGTGCTCGGCGGGATCCTGCGCGGGGGCTCGGAGCCGGACGGGAACACGGACCCCGGCGGTAGCTCGGACCCTGGCGGAAGCTCGGACCCGGGCGGCGACATCCCCGGTGACGTCGATTCCAGTGACTTCGCTGCCGCCGGCGTCGCTACCGTCGGCGACGCGGCCGGTGGCGACGCCGCCCTCGGTGTCGCGAGCTTCGGTGGCCCGCGTACGCGCTACCGCCGGGCGGTGTCCGCCCCCGCACCGGTCAGAACAGGCTCAGCAACGCCTCCGCCGGGTCCGTGA
- a CDS encoding succinate dehydrogenase/fumarate reductase iron-sulfur subunit, giving the protein MSSYEARFKVWRGDIKGGGLEDFAVDVNDGEVVLDIIHRLQATQVPDLAVRWNCKAGKCGSCSAEINGRPRLMCMTRMSVFTQEETITVTPLRAFPVVRDLVTDVGFNYAKAREVPAFVPPAGLGPGEYRMRQEDVDRSQEFRKCIECFLCQDTCHVVRDHEENKPAFAGPRFLMRVAELDMHPLDAAADTGLDRKRTAQDEHGLGYCNITKCCTEVCPEGIRITDNALIPLKERAVDRKYDPLVWLGSKIRRREA; this is encoded by the coding sequence GTGAGCAGCTACGAGGCCCGCTTCAAGGTGTGGCGCGGGGACATCAAGGGCGGCGGCCTGGAGGACTTCGCGGTCGACGTCAACGACGGTGAGGTGGTGCTCGACATCATCCACCGGCTCCAGGCGACCCAGGTCCCCGACCTGGCCGTCCGCTGGAACTGCAAGGCGGGCAAGTGCGGTTCGTGCTCGGCGGAGATCAACGGACGTCCGCGGCTGATGTGCATGACCCGGATGTCGGTGTTCACCCAGGAGGAGACGATCACCGTCACGCCGCTGCGCGCGTTCCCCGTCGTCCGGGATCTCGTCACGGACGTCGGCTTCAACTACGCGAAGGCGCGGGAGGTGCCCGCCTTCGTGCCACCCGCCGGGCTGGGACCGGGCGAGTACCGGATGCGGCAGGAGGACGTGGACCGTTCGCAGGAGTTCCGCAAGTGCATCGAGTGCTTCCTGTGCCAGGACACCTGCCATGTCGTGCGGGACCACGAGGAGAACAAACCGGCGTTCGCGGGGCCGCGCTTCCTGATGCGGGTGGCGGAGCTCGACATGCACCCGCTGGACGCCGCGGCCGACACCGGCCTGGACCGCAAGCGCACGGCCCAGGACGAACACGGTCTCGGCTACTGCAACATCACCAAGTGCTGCACGGAGGTCTGCCCCGAGGGCATCAGGATCACGGACAACGCTCTGATCCCCCTGAAGGAACGGGCGGTCGACCGCAAGTACGACCCGCTGGTGTGGCTGGGCTCGAAGATCAGGAGGCGGGAGGCGTAG